From the Asterias amurensis chromosome 1, ASM3211899v1 genome, the window tgaagccactgacctcattactataaaaAGCGCAAaagaagagttcccacggtcaccTCACTACCATAATGTCCGTGTCTTTTCGGAGTGAacaatgcgactgccttgagcaaggctatgctCGAACTTCCATGCACCTTTAGACACGCAAATGTCAAGCATTTTCCAGGATTAGAAATAGAAGCTATACACAGTCTGAATAGTCACAAACCCCTGTCACAGTCAGTAGGTAACACTGTGTCACAATCACATAGTCAAAGCATGAGTAACTTAACCAAGATTTTAGCCAGGAATTGGTAAAAGGcttgtccaaatttgctggaaacttAAAAACTGGGTATCCAAATTGTCACTTACTGTATTTATGCCGAAAAGACAAAATAATACAGGAGGACAGCCAGATACCCCTCTGGCTATTAGAGTAACATCTACTGCCTAAATCTAGGTTGGTAGATTGTTAAGTGTTTTCGAAGTACAAGCAAAGTATGTGTTACAATATGTAGGGGATTGAACAAatatattacaaaatgtatGGGATAAAGAAGACACTCGCGATAAGGGATGTCAATCCTTCCTCAGATGGCAAGTGGGgctaacaaaacaaaagaaagtaGCATATAATCTTCTGTGGGAGTGTGCTAGCATTGTTGCtttaaacatggaggtagatgcTTAATAATTGTTATAAACTAGCAGATGTTGTGAATCAGTGACCTTTGTTTATCATGCTAAGTGTAGAACTGTCTTCATAACTTTGAATGATTTGAGTTGACAGGACGCCAGAAAAGGGCGCCGTGCAAGGGCAGACAAACTTGAATCATCAGCAAACAACCAGCCGAATGGAGACATTGGTGGAGATGAAAcaccagagggcgctattccaATGTCAGAGAGAAATGGCAGTGTAAGTTCTTAAACAGATTTGGTTCCACATTTATAACTATTAGAATGGAACTTGAGATGAGAGACTGACATTCTCAAGCTTTTCAGCAGAAATCTTGCTAAGTTAGAAATAACCAATCAAAaccatgcttagcaaatattaTGTTTTTGCTTCTAAGTTGAATTGCTTCATCTATGTTTATGATGCAATATTATAAAAGTATGACGTTGTCTTTTCATATTTAAGTTGCTTTTTCCCATGGGTTAATGCTTTATAATGCCACTTCTGATCAGAAAAAGTCACTGCAAAATACTTGCagcaaagtttattttaaaactatcaatttcaaatattttctaCAGCAGTGCAAGGACCCTaaagtgtttatttttaatgacaatattgcattattttttgtttgttgtagcCTCGAGGTCCTCCAAACAGACCCAAAAGGAGACAAGGAGGATGGGCTGACGATGCACCTAAAGTGGATAAAAATGTGTAGGTAGCAAATTAAATAACATTGAGTTTCCCAAGCTTGCCTGATATACTGAACCAACCTTGTCGTATTAAAtcagccattttgtaaaaatcaaaatcagaAAGTGCACAATATTCTAAGTGAGTCTATGTAGTGATAAGACATTTGGGTAGACACAGACACATATATGTGTCTCTTCAGTCGAGCCTTTGATAAAGAGAGTTCAAGGAGAAATCCGCCAGCAAATTCTCACTAGACCACATCCACTTAGCACAACAATGGACCAGAAATATCTTTTATCAAACCTAAAATAATTCCCTTTTATTATATATTTGCTGAATTTTTATGAGGAGgtttaaatttgaaaagtttCATATCATAAAAGAAGGTTCATAGTAAACCTTGTAAAGTATGTGCTTGGACTTGGAATACAATCTAGACTGCATGGCTTATTTGATAATGGGGTTTCAAGTATTTCAAGCATGTTGCTATTCCTTGTATTTCAAGGCTTTGCAATGAAACCAGATAATATATGAATAAAGTGGACTTAACACTTAGCAAGACTGGCTGCCTGAAATCTTGAACTAACAAGTAATGACTCTATGTTGTGGTGTTTGTATTCCTCTAACTGTACCTTACATGTATCTCTATGCCTGTCTTAAACTATTTTCTTCCTTATTGGCTGTACATTTGACTAGCCTGCATACATTTGTACTAACTTGTGTGATTGTTATGCCCAGCCGAAGGGGGCATAAGTGTTTGCCTTGTTTGATAAATAATACTTTCATTTCAAATAAACCTAGATTAACATATGATAAGTAGGGCTACCTTGCAAAATTTGACCAGCCCATAGATCCCTTTACAAGTATTTGCCTTTCAGCCCTGACTCCCATCTCCCAATCCATGGGTTTAACGGTTAGTTTTGCCGTTGTGCATTTATTTCATTGCATGTTTTGTTAGTATGTTGCTCATTTGTTCTCATCCTCTACGGCTGCAATGAAGGTCGGAGAGTGTAAGTGATCTGCAGAAATTCTCGGAGTAAGTTCTAGCCTAAAGATTGTGTTGCTGCACCACTTTATTTGTTCTTTGTGCTAACAATTTGTTAGATTCATAAACTGTGCTTTTTATATGGTTGTCAGTTAGATACATGGAAGCATGTGGgaacaacaaaaaccaaacatCACTGAACACAAATGAGCTGTCAATGCTCAGAGAATTCAATTGCTATTAGAATGATTAAGTAATAGTAACAGCCAGTTGAAGTCAGTGATGGTACCAATTTCATACAGGGATGTGATTCctcctttttttatattttaaatccCCTCAAAAAGATCATGTTCTAAAAGAAATGGAGGTATATGCCTTACCGTATAATAAAACCCCACATTGCAGAGTAAGGCTTTTAAACTACATATAAAAGGTTAATATTGGGCTTCATTTTCGCAAGTTTTCAAGCTCGCATACTTTAGCGCTTTGCGCTCAAAGTTCATTTTTCTTCTCGTCATATACCTATTAATACCAATTAGGTCTCTTGTGTTTACCAGATGTTGTGTGTAAAGGTATACATGTAGTCATTAGGTCAATGCACACTTCACCAGGGCCTGGGTTTATAGCACTGCTAACATTAATAATACATGAATAATTTCAAAGCAAAGCTTGCAGAGAATTTAATACATTCAATATATAGTTAGTTACCCCTGGGCCCAATGGCACACACACTGCTGGGCCACACACACCATTTTTGGAGTCAATAGTTCAGCCTGTTGATGCTGCGTCGTCTAAAATGCGCTTTTCACTAAATAACACACAGGGAagttgactcccaaaatggtgcaaCCAAGATTATTGTACTGATGacacgtcaggtgaattgggtcaatgcAGGGCTAGTTAAAGACCATAGAACTAAAGCCCAGTTTATAGTTCCATactttcacaaaatttgcaacgaataattcggaACAGTTGGACTGTACTGAAACTCCTGCAAAAAATTTGTTGCGAAAAAAGccatgtgatgtcaaaattcgctttgcattggCATTTGCAGCAAGTATGAACTTTAGACAATGACAGGTCAGTTAACAGTAAAATAATGTACATCGACAGCAAACAGTAGGACATCTTCTATTAACCATTTTCCATCTGGTATGAGCTTGAAATGTCCATTCCTAGCCTGTATGTGTTTACTGTTACTGAGCAATACATCATGTGTCTTATGGACTGGCTTTATCATGCTATGCTGCTCATGGAACCAAAACCAGGCAAATAATAACACTCAGTCTGCATGAAAGGTCATAAAGAATAGCCATAAGACTGTTGAACTCTAAAGTTCCAGGGTTGCTGGTTGTACAAACTCAATGTACAGTATGTATCAGTGTGTTTGTACACTAGTTAGCTAGCTTGGTCATGTTTATGTGAAGGTTTGCTGTGTTGTAGCATGCATTCAAACAGTTTAGTATTTGTGCTGATGGAGTTGCACTTTTGTGTGAGTGACTCTGAACATAGAGGTCTGACAATGAGTTTGAGGTTTGGTTAAATCTCAACTTATTCTCAAGTCTTGGGGGAAGGTGTTACTACCTTTACATGGTGTTTGagaaacaaaaagcaaattACTGACAACAGAATTCAACTGTGTTTACTTTTACGGAATCAAATCCGCAAACCACTGGGTACCCAAAGTCCTATCTATGTGGTTTATTGACATAATCAAACTATTACTGTTATATGATGTTTTGCAGAGAGCGATCTCGGCCAGAAAGCCCCAAAAGGAGAGATGACTCTGATGATGGTAAGTTCACTAATAAACATCTCTTTAGTTTGCTAATGGGTTTTAATGATGAGCCTGTGTCTCTAGGAGGATTGCCCTTTGTCTAGTTTCATCAAGTGAGATAGTAGAATGTGCTTTAAGTACATCATATGTGTTTGTACATTTATGTGTTTGTACATGTTGTAGTAGCACAATGTGCGATGGCAAGAGATGTACATATGTACGCGCTGTGAACTTCAATAGACGGACACAACCTTAGCAGCTGCCTAGTTTTGAAGCTTATGTAGATGTCCATGTGGGTTTTCATCCAACCCACATGCAAGGgactggggccgatttcacagagGGGTAAGATCAtgaagattgatcttaactgcaaatcgatcgtaactgctaagcaaagtgtgatatcacaatacaaatcactccggtaatactgacaatttgtcttgtaAAAATTGTATTGCTTTGGGAAATCAGGCCCTGGTCTGgcgagggagggggggggggggggtgtctgggTAGTGGAAAAGGTGGGGCATGACCACTCGGCCAATCTGATCCTGATCAGACATTTACAATTTcgtagccattttgttttttttcttccatgatgcagggcccaatttcatagagctgcttcagctcAAAATACTCCTAAGAAAAGTCTCTGCTAGAAATTGtacaattttggctggtaaccttattcagaTAAGTGTTATTCTATTGTGCTAAGTTACTTCTTGTCCGTAAGCCCATTTTGGTTATGCAGATAGTCAGTATCCAGCTTAGTGTTGCACATGGGGGACATGACAAATttggtgttttcttttcctGTTTGTGAATCAGATATTCCAGTTATTCCAGACTTGGATGACGTGCAAGAAGAAGACATGGCAGCCCAAATTGCAGCGCCCCCTAGTGTTCAAGTCAATCGTGTTGCGACATACCGTGAGCTTGATAATGACCTACTGAAGCACTCTCAGCTACTTACACTGGTAAATTAACACAATCAATGTCACTGAGCCTCATCAAATAATACCTTTGGGAAAACATCAACCTTAGAACTCTTACTGAATCAGAGTGAATACTACACTATATTGTAAATTATGGGCCAAATTTGTGGACTCTAAGAACATTGATGTGCTTTGCTTTGAAGCTTCAAGCAAAGAAGCTTGAAGCTTCACCAAAGAGTATGGTACTACTACTTACTGATTagtggatcaaggggacttTTCGCTATTAAGTTCACTGCCACAGAGTGAGTTCTAAATAGTCTCTATGAAGTGAGTTCATTAATAGTCTCAACATTACAACTAGTATACACATGTTGattggcaatgaggtaactagtgtgcGTCTATTTACCCAGGGagtttgagtgaccagaagagggatctatttcccgaggccaatggccgagggaaataggcccctcttctggtcactcacaggcctgagggggaatagacgtacactagttaccgaattatgccagtcagtatgtgttttataacacaccttggtcttaaatgtgaaataaggacagaaatctggaaaagaaaggaagttttgtagttgctgttcccggttcaagtcaagagagggctctgtaaccaggcactattttcaaagactagtgcccgcccAGGTACCATTCCCGCTAAACACATGCGCGCAATCACTAGACTATTATTAGTTCATCCCGCGTGACTGTGTTTCAGGCAAcgagaatacagaacaagcaagaggtgtgttataataaagaaatattgactgctctgaggggcacagttaaaattataggtccaaggtgatgtcaaaaccatgactattaagcagtcaatatttcttttatataccggttaaagattcttctaatcaacaTACCCTGACTACTGGGACACGAAATGCTAGTCAAATACACATTACACACGAGCGACCTATTTGCGACCGTTATTTTCAGGGTGGGCCGGTCGAATTGACTAAGCATTGCTAGCAGAAAAAAGGGGGCCCAGCTATTTCAATGActcaatttttaattaatcatATTAGAGGATactatattaattattgtataaCCTGCTGTAGTCATCGTCTGTCTACTTGTAAGAAACTTTCTAAAATGTTGAGTCCCTGCACAACGCCACACTTCAACAAAAGGCAAGTTGACCATTTGAACCCTTTTGGGAATCAAttcctttgtgtacattttgactcccaaactGCAGACAGCATAGGTGTGAGTATAGTGGCCAGGGCTCCCTTTTGTGCAAGGGGTCATGCAATAGGCTGATGTGGTTCTGACAAGGTAATAGTAACCTGACTGCTTAAAACA encodes:
- the LOC139944807 gene encoding intraflagellar transport protein 43 homolog isoform X1; this encodes MEGDDLEFTTQKRDARKGRRARADKLESSANNQPNGDIGGDETPEGAIPMSERNGSPRGPPNRPKRRQGGWADDAPKVDKNVSESVSDLQKFSEERSRPESPKRRDDSDDDIPVIPDLDDVQEEDMAAQIAAPPSVQVNRVATYRELDNDLLKHSQLLTLDNDIDLKLLTKVLSAEQEVIEEDIPWDWDLLFTEVSSELQTEWDKQSADNEEKGKA
- the LOC139944807 gene encoding intraflagellar transport protein 43 homolog isoform X2, with product MEGDDLEFTTQKRDARKGRRARADKLESSANNQPNGDIGGDETPEGAIPMSERNGSPRGPPNRPKRRQGGWADDAPKVDKNVERSRPESPKRRDDSDDDIPVIPDLDDVQEEDMAAQIAAPPSVQVNRVATYRELDNDLLKHSQLLTLDNDIDLKLLTKVLSAEQEVIEEDIPWDWDLLFTEVSSELQTEWDKQSADNEEKGKA